DNA sequence from the Streptomyces cinnabarinus genome:
GTCGCCGACGGACGCATCGCCCGCGGACGCGTCGCCGACGGCTGTGTCGCCCACTGAAGTCTTGAGGTGAGGCTCGCTGGAGGTCATGTGAAAGAAGGTAGGGCCCCAATAGGTCAGATCGTGTCCTAATTCTGCGGCATCCTCGGATTCATGACGACAGACACTCCGGCCCGGCTCCTCCAGCTCCTCTCGCTCCTCCAGACGCCCCGCGAATGGCCCGGCGGCGAGCTCGCCGGGCGGCTCGGGGTGTCCCGCCGCACGGTCCGCCGGGACATCGACCGGCTGCGTGAACTCGGCTATCCGGTGCAGGCGACCAAGGGTTCCGAGGGCGGCTACCGGCTGGTCGCGGGCAAGGCGATGCCACCGCTCGTCCTGGACGACGAGGAGGCGGTCGCCATCGCGGTCGGCCTCCGCGCGGGCGCCGGGCACGCGGTCGAGGGCGTGGACGAGGCCTCGGTTCGGGCGCTCGCCAAGCTGGAGCAGGTCCTGCCCAGCCGCCTGCGTCACCGCGTCTCCACCCTCCAGGCCGCGACTACCCCGCTGACCAGCGGCGACGGAGCGAGCATCGCCCCGGAGACGCTGACCGTGATGGCCTCGACGGTGGCCGGCCAGGAGCGGCTGCGGTTCGCCTACCGCGCGGGCGACGGCACGGAGTCCCGCCGCCTCACCGAGCCCTACCGGCTCGTCTCCACCGGCCGCCGCTGGTATCTCGTCGCCTACGACCTCGACCGCGAGGACTGGCGGACCTTCCGCGTCGACCGCGTCACCGAGCCCTTCGCCACGGGCGCCCGTTTCACGCCCCGCGAACTCCCGACGGGCAACGCGGCCGAATACCTGCGGCAGTCGATGTACCGACGCCAGGAGACCTACGAGTTCGCGGTCACCTTCGCCGCACCGG
Encoded proteins:
- a CDS encoding helix-turn-helix transcriptional regulator, whose translation is MTTDTPARLLQLLSLLQTPREWPGGELAGRLGVSRRTVRRDIDRLRELGYPVQATKGSEGGYRLVAGKAMPPLVLDDEEAVAIAVGLRAGAGHAVEGVDEASVRALAKLEQVLPSRLRHRVSTLQAATTPLTSGDGASIAPETLTVMASTVAGQERLRFAYRAGDGTESRRLTEPYRLVSTGRRWYLVAYDLDREDWRTFRVDRVTEPFATGARFTPRELPTGNAAEYLRQSMYRRQETYEFAVTFAAPAQFIAARVPQWLGAPEPVDDRTCRLRATTGDAVEWLAVRLAMVDCEFTVHEPAELVRCVRDLGGRLTRAAATPT